Proteins encoded in a region of the Vicia villosa cultivar HV-30 ecotype Madison, WI linkage group LG5, Vvil1.0, whole genome shotgun sequence genome:
- the LOC131602257 gene encoding beta-adaptin-like protein C — protein MSRNDSKYFSTTKKGEIPELKEELNSQYKDKRKDAVKKVIAAMTVGKDVSSLFTDVVNCMQTENLELKKLVYLYLINYAKSQPDLAILAVNTFVKDSQDPNPLIRALAVRTMGCIRVDKITEYLCDPLQRCLKDDDPYVRKTAAICVAKLYDINAELVEDRGFLESLKDLISDNNPMVVANAVAALAEIQDNSSRPIFEITSHTLSKLLTALNECTEWGQVFILDALSRYKAADAREAENIVERVTPRLQHANCAVVLSAVKMILQQMELITSTDVVRNLCKKMAPPLVTLLSAEPEIQYVALRNINLIVQRRPTILAHEIKVFFCKYNDPIYVKMEKLEIMIKLASDRNIDQVLLEFKEYATEVDVDFVRKAVRAIGRCAIKLERAAERCISVLLELIKIKVNYVVQEAIIVIKDIFRRYPNTYESIIATLCESLDTLDEPEAKASMIWIIGEYAERIDNADELLESFLESFPEEPALVQLQLLTATVKLFLKKPTEGPQQMIQVVLNNATMETDNPDLRDRAYIYWRLLSTDPEAAKDVVLAEKPVITDDSNNLDPSLLDELLVNIATLSSVYHKPPEAFVTRTHSSAQKTEDDDYPDGSESESSVNLANGPGSPPTSSYTIPASVAPATPSAAAPVPDLLGDLMGMDNSSIVPVDQPATPSGPPLPILLPASTGQGLQISAQLTRLDGQVFYNMLFENNSQVPLDGFMIQFNKNTFGLAAAGPLQIPQLQPGASARTLLPMVMYQNMSQGPPNSVLQVALKNNQQPVWYFNDKILFHVFFTEDGRMERATFLETWRSLPDSNEVSKDFPAIVIGGVDATVERLAASNIFFIAKRKNANQDVFYFSAKLPRGVPLLIELTTVVGNPGVKSAIKTPSPEMSTFIFEAIETLLRS, from the exons AAAGTGATTGCTGCTATGACTGTTGGAAAGGACGTGTCGTCATTGTTTACAGACGTGGTGAATTGTATGCAGACAGAAAATTTGGAACTGAAAAAGTTAGTCTACTTGTATTTGATAAATTATGCGAAGAGCCAGCCTGACCTTGCTATACTCGCAGTAAATACATTTGTGAAG GATTCTCAAGATCCAAATCCTTTAATTCGTGCCTTAGCTGTGCGAACAATGGGATGCATTCGCGTGGATAAAATTACCGAGTATCTATGTGATCCCCTTCAAAGATGCCTAAAG GACGATGATCCATATGTTCGCAAGACAGCAGCCATTTGTGTAGCAAAGCTCTATGACATTAATGCAGAGTTAGTTGAGGACAGGGGATTTTTGGAATCACTGAAGGATTTGATATCTGATAATAATCCAATGGTTGTAGCTAATGCTGTTGCGGCACTTGCTGAAATTCAGGACAATAGCAGTAGACCCATCTTTGAGATCACTAGCCACACACTGTCAAAGCTCCTCACTGCGTTAAATGAATGTACAGA ATGGGGTCAAGTTTTTATACTGGATGCTCTGTCTAGATACAAGGCTGCTGATGCACGTGAGGCAGAAAACATTGTAGAAAGAGTTACCCCACGGTTACAGCATGCCAATTGTGCAGTTGTATTATCGGCTGTCAAG ATGATCCTTCAACAAATGGAGCTCATCACCAGTACTGATGTGGTCCGGAATCTTTGCAAAAAGATGGCCCCTCCTCTTGTGACATTACTCTCAGCAGAACCTGAGATACAATATGTTGCCCTGCGAAATATCAATCTTATTGTACAAAGAAGACCGACAATTCTTGCACATGAAATTAAG GTATTCTTCTGCAAATACAATGATCCTATCTATGTGAAAATGGAGAAATTAGAAATTATGATAAAGCTTGCTTCAGACCGAAATATAGACCAG GTTTTATTGGAGTTTAAGGAATATGCTACTGAAGTTGACGTAGATTTTGTTAGAAAGGCTGTTCGTGCAATTGGTCGTTGTGCCATTAAATTAGAGAGAGCAGCTGAAAGATGCATTAGTGTATTGCTTGAGTTGATCAAGATAAAAGTAAATTATGTGGTTCAAGAGGCAATCATTGTTATCAAAGACATATTTAGACGATACCCTAACAC ATATGAGTCCATAATTGCAACTCTATGTGAGAGCTTAGACACCTTGGATGAGCCTGAAGCCAAG GCATCAATGATCTGGATAATTGGTGAATATGCGGAAAGAATTGACAATGCTGACGAGCTTCTTGAAAGTTTCTTGGAAAGTTTCCCTGAAGAACCTGCACTTGTCCAACTACAATTGCTGACTGCTACTGTCAAACTTTTCCTTAAGAAGCCAACTGAGGGCCCACAGCAGATGATTCAG GTTGTTTTGAACAATGCTACTATGGAGACGGATAATCCTGATTTGCGAGATCGTGCATATATATATTGGCGTCTCCTTTCCACTGACCCAGAG GCAGCTAAGGATGTTGTGCTAGCTGAGAAGCCTGTGATAACTGATGACTCCAACAACCTTGATCCTTCTCTACTTGACGAGCTTCTTGTCAATATTGCTACATTATCTTCTGTTTATCACAAGCCTCCGGAAGCATTTGTGACCCGCACACATTCATCGGCCCAGAAAACAGAAGATGATGACTATCCTGATGGAAGTGAATCCGAGTCATCAGTTAATCTTGCTAATGGTCCTGGGTCACCGCCTACTTCCAGCTATACAATACCTGCATCGGTGGCACCAGCTACTCCATCTGCTGCTGCACCTGTGCCAGATTTACTTGGTGATTTGATGGGCATGGATAATAGTTCCATTGTTCCTGTTGATCAGCCAGCTACTCCTTCCGG GCCTCCATTGCCTATTTTACTACCCGCCTCAACTGGTCAGGGTTTACAAATCAGTGCACAGCTTACTAGGCTGGATGGTCAAGTATTCTACAATATGTTGTTTGAGAACAATTCTCAAGTTCCACTTGATGGCTTCATGATTCAATTTAACAAGAACACATTCGGTCTTGCGGCTGCTGGGCCACTGCAG ATTCCACAATTGCAACCTGGAGCATCAGCTAGGACACTCCTTCCTATGGTTATGTATCAAAACATGTCCCAAGGTCCTCCCAACTCAGTTTTGCAGGTTGCTTTAAAGAACAACCAACAGCCTGTGTGGTATTTCAACGATAAAATCTTATTCCATGTATTTTTCACGGAGGATGGTAGAATGGAACGTGCCACTTTCCTCGAG ACATGGAGGTCCCTTCCTGATTCAAATGAGGTTTCCAAAGACTTCCCTGCTATTGTGATTGGTGGTGTGGATGCAACAGTGGAACGACTGGCTGCATCAAACATATTCTTTATTGCAAAGCGCAAGAATGCGAACCAGGACGTGTTTTACTTCTCAGCTAAACTGCCTCGAGGGGTACCACTTTTAATCGAACTTACCACAGTGGTTGGAAACCCCGGCGTCAAATCTGCAATCAAGACACCAAGCCCTGAAATGTCAACATTTATCTTCGAAGCCATCGAGACTCTTCTTAGGAGctga